The Xiphophorus hellerii strain 12219 chromosome 22, Xiphophorus_hellerii-4.1, whole genome shotgun sequence genome has a window encoding:
- the morn4 gene encoding MORN repeat-containing protein 4: protein MTLTRGSFTYASGEEYHGEWKEGRRHGLGQLKFQDGTCYTGQFENGLFHGSGVLLFTDGSRYEGEFAHGKFQGSGVFSRFDGMKFEGEFKDGRVEGYGLLTFPDGTHGAPRNEGLFQNHKLQKREKCPGVVQRAQASASSAHSLVL from the exons ATGACTTTGACCAGAGGATCTTTTACTTATGCCAGTGGAGAGGAGTACCACGGCGAGTGGAAAGAAG GTCGGCGACATGGCCTAGGCCAGCTCAAGTTTCAGGATGGAACATGCTACACTGGCCAGTTTGAGAATGGACTCTTTCACGGTTCGGGTGTGCTGCTTTTTACAGACGGATCCCG GTATGAAGGAGAATTTGCTCACGGAAAGTTTCAAGGTTCAGGAGTCTTTAGTCGATTCGATGGCATGAAGTTCGAAGGAGAATTCAAAGATGGCCGTGTTGAGGGATATG GGCTATTGACGTTCCCTGATGGAACTCATGGTGCTCCACGAAATGAGGGCTTGTTTCAAAACCACAAGCTGCAGAAAAGGGAGAAGTGTCCTGGAGTGGTGCAGCGTGCTCAGGCCTCAGCCTCCAGCGCTCACAGCCTGGTGCTATGA
- the st3gal7 gene encoding ST3 beta-galactoside alpha-2,3-sialyltransferase 7 — MVTLNHLSVEDPDDGAPLLPVAAETSTLTTVCHKQQDILKTESREFFLSRKENLTTSLILLIGFYLAILIPAYFPLNNVSSDSDDYQYPKDLALLNRSALLLLRPCQPHWGLDHLKSLSCSKGLLDIPVFVQQDKPKAWNLTPPLGLQGSEEHLALALAAMPQPGLPPSLSKEDKCRRCVVVGNGGILHGSHLGSHIDQYDVIIRMNNAPVPGFERDAGSRTTIRLMYPEAAPHSADEYKKTSMIALVAFKSLDLDWLTSIITKQPLSFWSKMWFWREVVDDIPLKPESFKILHPDIIHKTGQVIQRYAQKQGNMVPTLGASAVVMALQMCDHVSLAGFGYDMQHPEARLHYYEAIRMGAMKAQVVHDVSAEKLFLRDLVASGAVTDLTGAL; from the exons ATGGTGACGCTGAACCATCTGAGTGTAGAAGATCCAGATGACGGCGCTCCACTGCTGCCTGTGGCTGCAGAGACTTCAACACTAACAACTGTGTGTCACAAACAACAAGACATATTAAAAACGGAGTCCAGGGAATTTTTCCTAAGCAG GAAGGAGAATCTTACCACTAGTCTGATCTTGCTGATCGGATTCTACTTGGCGATTCTGATTCCTGCATATTTCCCCTTAAATAATGTGTCATCAGACAGCGATGACTACCAGTATCCCAAAGATTTG GCCTTACTAAATCGATCAGCCCTCCTGCTTTTACGACCATGCCAGCCTCACTGGGGTCTGGACCACCTCAAGTCGCTGTCCTGTTCTAAAGGCCTTCTGGACATCCCAGTGTTTGTTCAACAGGACAAACCCAAGGCATGGAATCTGACCCCTCCTCTGGGGCTCCAAGGAAGTGAAGAGCATTTGGCCCTGGCCCTTGCTGCTATGCCTCAGCCTGGTCTGCCTCCGTCTTTGAGTAAAGAAGACAAGTGCAGGCGATGTGTGGTGGTGGGAAATGGAGGCATTCTTCACGGGAGCCATCTTGGATCTCACATAGATCAATATGATGTCATTATCAG GATGAATAATGCTCCAGTCCCTGGATTTGAGAGAGACGCTGGGTCACGCACCACCATTCGCTTGATGTACCCAGAGGCAGCACCTCACTCGGCCGATGAGTACAAAAAGACCTCCATGATCGCTCTGGTGGCTTTTAAAAGCCTGGACTTGGACTGGCTGACTTCTATAATAACCAAGCAGCCTCTG AGCTTCTGGTCCAAAATGTGGTTCTGGAGGGAGGTAGTTGACGATATTCCGCTGAAACCAGAGAGCTTCAAGATTCTCCATCCAGATATCATTCACAAGACAGGGCAAGTCATACAGAGATATGCCCAGAAACAGGGAAAT ATGGTGCCAACATTAGGTGCCAGTGCCGTGGTGATGGCTCTGCAGATGTGTGACCATGTGAGCCTCGCAGGGTTTGGTTATGACATGCAACACCCAGAGGCCAGGCTCCACTATTACGAGGCAATACGCATGGGTGCCATGAAAGCTCAA GTGGTGCACGACGTTAGCGCTGAGAAACTCTTCCTGAGGGATCTGGTGGCTTCAGGAGCTGTGACTGACCTCACAGGAGCTCTTTGA